One segment of Nostoc piscinale CENA21 DNA contains the following:
- the hepC gene encoding heterocyst development glycosyltransferase HepC, translated as MTSSLVRTPQTVYNVPLQSTSESTPYCTLQWRRGQLLVKSPGKFQQPYLPALENQQLLIDCLKHSPVNLVSVDPKIGETWVKFWADACKEAHKPMFLYGYSENLLFKQNSNPWGWFLRLFDLIAALFLLLLLSPAILGLLMLLQITSPDSLFSSEWYVGERGRLFQAIKFSTTSKPKLTPLIRWMRKSGLENLPQLFNVLRGDMGFIGSRYWTLTTAIRLSSEAQISLNQLPVMTKSWPAQAEVNLIINNS; from the coding sequence ATGACTAGCTCATTAGTTCGTACTCCACAGACTGTTTATAATGTACCTCTACAATCTACAAGCGAATCTACCCCATACTGCACACTACAATGGCGGCGGGGTCAATTATTAGTAAAATCTCCCGGTAAATTCCAACAGCCATATTTACCTGCTTTAGAAAACCAGCAATTATTAATCGATTGCTTAAAACATTCTCCTGTAAATTTGGTGAGCGTAGATCCTAAAATTGGTGAGACTTGGGTAAAGTTTTGGGCGGATGCTTGTAAAGAAGCTCATAAGCCAATGTTTCTTTACGGATATTCAGAAAATTTACTGTTTAAACAAAATAGTAACCCTTGGGGATGGTTCCTGCGACTATTTGATTTGATAGCAGCTTTATTTCTGCTGCTATTACTAAGTCCAGCCATCCTGGGACTATTAATGTTGTTGCAAATTACCTCACCTGACTCTCTATTTTCTAGCGAATGGTATGTAGGAGAACGGGGTAGACTTTTTCAAGCTATTAAGTTCTCAACTACAAGCAAACCTAAGCTTACACCCTTAATTCGTTGGATGCGTAAATCTGGTCTTGAAAATTTACCACAGTTATTCAATGTACTGAGGGGTGATATGGGTTTTATTGGGTCTCGTTATTGGACTTTAACAACAGCAATCAGATTAAGTTCAGAAGCACAAATTTCCCTGAATCAGTTACCTGTAATGACAAAATCTTGGCCAGCCCAGGCAGAAGTAAACTTAATCATTAACAATTCATAA
- the hepA gene encoding heterocyst formation ABC transporter subunit HepA, producing the protein MLVKLTKQLNNLFKATTFWQKNYLILREFKHFRKVAIFALVFSFLAATFEGFSIGFLLSFLQNLTDPNAKPIQTGVEWFDIWILAANSSAINRLYRISLLILLSTWFRAGFNYLAQVYTESTQLYLADRLRKQIFEQLQSLPLSYFAKTRSGELINTITTEIERIKQWFSGAAFLMTRTITATVYFISMFLLSWQLSIASLLLFTLAGVGLSTLNARARESSFSTSIANGHFTSTAIEFINGIRTVQAFGTQNFERQRFYHASDNVLKSSKKVILIWALVRPLAESIASTILIGMIIFAFTMFVVNGTLQVASLLTFFFVLFRVVPIVQDINGTRAHLSTLAGAADNIKDLVRTDDKTYLQNGKFQFTGLKHSIDVVSVDFGYDPNYLVLNNVTLSIEKGKTTALVGATGAGKSTLIDLIPRFYDPTEGHVMIDGIDIQKFDINSLRQKIAVVSQDTFIFNTSVWQNIAYGTTGATAADIREAARLANAIEFIEEMPEGFDTKLGDRGVRLSGGQRQRIAIARALLRDPEILILDEATSALDSVTERLIQESLEKLSVGRTVIAIAHRLSTIANADKVVVLEQGRIVEQGKYQELLELKGKLWEYHKTQYEMGQAG; encoded by the coding sequence ATGCTTGTTAAACTAACCAAACAATTAAACAATTTATTTAAAGCTACTACATTCTGGCAAAAAAATTATTTAATATTGCGAGAATTTAAACATTTCCGTAAGGTTGCTATATTTGCTTTAGTATTTTCTTTTTTAGCTGCAACATTTGAAGGTTTTAGTATTGGCTTTTTGCTTTCTTTTTTGCAAAATTTAACTGACCCCAATGCTAAACCGATTCAAACTGGTGTTGAGTGGTTTGATATTTGGATTTTAGCTGCTAATAGTTCGGCAATTAATCGGTTATATCGCATATCTTTGCTGATTTTACTCAGCACTTGGTTCCGGGCTGGTTTCAATTATTTAGCGCAAGTCTATACAGAAAGCACTCAACTATATTTAGCTGATCGCCTGCGGAAGCAGATTTTTGAACAGTTACAAAGTTTGCCATTGAGCTACTTCGCCAAAACTCGCTCAGGGGAATTGATTAATACAATTACTACAGAAATTGAACGCATTAAGCAATGGTTTAGTGGTGCGGCATTTTTAATGACGAGAACTATCACTGCCACTGTCTACTTTATCTCGATGTTTTTGTTGTCTTGGCAGTTATCTATTGCATCTTTGTTGCTCTTTACTTTGGCAGGTGTTGGTTTATCAACTCTCAATGCTCGTGCTAGAGAAAGTAGTTTTAGTACTTCGATTGCTAACGGTCATTTTACCTCCACCGCCATAGAATTTATTAACGGGATTCGCACAGTTCAGGCTTTTGGTACACAAAATTTTGAACGTCAGCGTTTTTATCATGCTAGTGATAATGTACTCAAGAGTTCTAAAAAAGTTATCTTAATTTGGGCGCTGGTGAGACCTTTAGCCGAAAGCATTGCTAGTACAATTCTTATCGGGATGATTATTTTTGCTTTTACAATGTTTGTGGTCAATGGCACACTGCAAGTTGCATCTTTATTAACATTTTTCTTTGTGTTATTTCGAGTAGTACCAATTGTTCAAGATATTAATGGCACGAGAGCGCATTTGAGTACTTTAGCAGGTGCAGCAGATAATATTAAAGATTTAGTGAGGACTGATGATAAAACCTATTTACAGAATGGCAAATTTCAATTTACTGGATTAAAACATTCAATTGATGTTGTGTCTGTAGATTTTGGTTATGACCCCAATTATTTAGTACTAAATAACGTTACCCTCAGTATTGAAAAAGGTAAAACCACAGCTTTAGTAGGAGCCACTGGTGCAGGTAAAAGTACATTAATTGATTTAATTCCGAGATTTTACGACCCTACAGAAGGTCATGTGATGATTGATGGAATTGATATTCAAAAATTTGATATCAATTCATTGCGGCAAAAAATTGCCGTCGTCAGCCAAGATACATTTATTTTCAATACTTCTGTTTGGCAGAATATTGCTTATGGAACAACAGGCGCTACAGCCGCAGATATTCGAGAAGCAGCGCGGTTAGCTAATGCTATTGAATTTATCGAAGAAATGCCAGAAGGCTTTGACACCAAACTAGGAGATAGAGGCGTAAGATTATCTGGTGGACAACGCCAGCGAATTGCGATCGCGCGGGCTTTGTTACGCGACCCAGAAATTTTGATATTAGATGAAGCTACCAGCGCACTTGATTCTGTAACCGAACGCTTGATTCAAGAATCATTAGAAAAGCTATCGGTAGGCCGAACAGTAATTGCGATCGCTCATCGTCTTTCTACTATCGCCAACGCCGATAAAGTTGTTGTTTTAGAACAAGGACGCATCGTTGAACAAGGCAAATATCAAGAACTCCTAGAGCTAAAAGGTAAGCTTTGGGAATATCACAAAACTCAGTACGAAATGGGACAAGCGGGATAA
- a CDS encoding glycosyltransferase family 4 protein, whose amino-acid sequence MSKNVINTEMIYHCTNTNVTGGGGIETYVASLVTSQISEFNNVPIKEAVREYVLKCINTENQKQFKLLHLHDPEFLADLREECPAIFTLHNHCSYCPSGTKYLADRGKICDRVINPLGCVWGHVVDGCGSRRPHKILGNWLNAYNPLNNLKKLKIPVIANSEYVRQQIISAGISPERVITLRCGVQLPLIETEPLSRTIYQNQRILFVGRIVPDKGLEWLLKALTKTEKHIHLDIAGDGWDKANMKKLADDLGLSDRITWHGWCNSEQLETLYQQCLTVIFPSLWPEPAGLVTLEAYARYRPVIASAVGGIPEHIKDGKTGLLVSPNNVAQLASAINELATNYAKARTIGEKGQAWYQEEFTIDVHVQRLNQIYAQTIAEFHTRIKV is encoded by the coding sequence ATGAGCAAAAATGTAATCAATACAGAGATGATTTACCACTGCACTAACACCAATGTTACCGGAGGAGGGGGAATTGAAACTTATGTGGCTTCTTTAGTAACTTCACAAATCTCAGAGTTTAACAATGTTCCGATAAAAGAAGCTGTCAGAGAATATGTATTAAAATGTATTAACACGGAAAATCAAAAACAATTTAAGTTACTACACCTTCATGACCCAGAATTTTTAGCGGATTTACGCGAAGAATGTCCAGCTATTTTTACATTGCACAATCATTGTAGTTACTGTCCGAGTGGGACGAAATATTTAGCAGACAGAGGCAAAATTTGCGATCGCGTCATCAATCCGCTTGGTTGTGTTTGGGGTCATGTAGTTGATGGTTGTGGTAGTCGGAGACCACACAAAATTTTGGGTAATTGGTTGAATGCTTACAATCCCTTAAATAACCTGAAAAAATTAAAAATCCCTGTAATAGCTAATAGTGAATATGTACGACAGCAAATCATTAGTGCTGGAATATCACCAGAACGAGTGATCACGTTACGCTGTGGTGTGCAGTTACCCCTGATTGAGACAGAACCTCTGAGTCGGACAATTTATCAAAATCAGCGCATTCTTTTTGTTGGTCGGATAGTTCCCGATAAAGGTTTAGAGTGGTTACTTAAAGCCTTAACCAAAACAGAAAAACATATCCATTTAGATATTGCTGGTGATGGTTGGGATAAAGCAAACATGAAAAAATTAGCTGATGATTTGGGATTAAGCGATCGCATTACTTGGCATGGTTGGTGTAATTCTGAACAATTAGAAACTTTATATCAACAGTGCTTAACGGTGATTTTTCCTAGTCTTTGGCCAGAACCTGCAGGTTTAGTCACCTTAGAAGCTTATGCGCGTTATCGACCAGTAATTGCCAGTGCTGTTGGGGGAATTCCTGAACATATAAAAGATGGCAAAACCGGGCTTTTAGTTTCGCCTAACAATGTTGCACAATTAGCCTCGGCAATTAATGAATTGGCGACAAATTATGCCAAAGCGAGAACAATTGGTGAAAAAGGTCAAGCTTGGTATCAAGAAGAATTTACGATTGATGTTCATGTTCAGCGTTTAAATCAAATTTATGCCCAAACTATCGCTGAATTTCATACTCGAATAAAAGTCTGA
- a CDS encoding NAD(P)H-dependent oxidoreductase: protein MIIIDNALKARAAAGNPIKVGMIGAGFMGRGIANQIINSVPGMELVAIFNRSIDGAKRAYTEAGIADVQVVNTVSDLEDAIASGKYAITDDAKIICQAESIEAIIEVTGAVEFGAHIVMEAIAHRKHVIMMNAELDGTVGPILKVYADKAGVILSACDGDQPGVEMNLYRFVQSIGLTPLLCGNIKGLQDPYRNPTTQEGFAKRWGQKAHMVTSFADGSKISFEQAIVANATGMQVAKRGMLGYDFTGHVDEMTNMYDIDQLKELGGIVDYVVGAKPGPGVFVFATHDDPKQRHYLNLYKLGEGPLYSFYTPYHLCHFEVPLSVARAVLFRDAVMAPIGKPMVDVVTTAKIDLKAGETLDGIGYYMTYGQCENSPIVQAQKLLPMGLAEGCRLKRDIPRDRVLTYDDVELPEGRLCDQLRAEQNAYFASEKVLAAVG, encoded by the coding sequence ATGATTATTATTGATAATGCTTTAAAAGCTCGTGCGGCTGCTGGTAATCCCATCAAAGTGGGAATGATTGGCGCTGGCTTTATGGGGCGAGGAATTGCTAATCAAATTATTAATTCTGTTCCGGGAATGGAGTTAGTTGCTATCTTCAACCGCAGTATTGATGGAGCTAAAAGAGCTTATACAGAAGCAGGTATTGCAGATGTGCAAGTTGTGAACACTGTCAGCGATTTAGAAGATGCGATCGCCAGTGGCAAATATGCAATCACCGACGATGCTAAAATCATCTGTCAAGCCGAAAGCATTGAAGCAATTATCGAAGTGACTGGCGCAGTCGAATTTGGCGCTCATATCGTCATGGAAGCGATCGCCCATCGCAAGCATGTCATTATGATGAATGCCGAACTCGATGGTACTGTCGGCCCCATCCTGAAAGTTTACGCAGACAAAGCAGGGGTTATCCTCAGTGCTTGCGATGGCGACCAGCCAGGGGTAGAAATGAATCTGTACAGATTTGTGCAGAGCATTGGTTTAACACCATTACTGTGCGGTAACATCAAAGGCTTGCAAGACCCTTATCGCAACCCCACAACCCAAGAAGGCTTTGCTAAACGTTGGGGACAAAAAGCCCACATGGTAACCAGCTTTGCTGATGGGAGCAAAATTTCCTTTGAACAGGCGATCGTTGCTAATGCTACTGGAATGCAAGTCGCTAAACGGGGAATGTTGGGTTATGACTTTACTGGTCATGTTGATGAAATGACCAATATGTATGATATTGACCAACTCAAAGAACTAGGCGGTATCGTCGATTATGTAGTTGGCGCTAAACCCGGCCCTGGTGTATTTGTCTTCGCTACCCACGACGACCCCAAACAACGCCACTACCTCAACCTCTACAAATTAGGTGAAGGGCCTCTCTATAGCTTCTATACTCCTTATCACCTCTGTCATTTTGAAGTTCCCTTATCGGTGGCGCGTGCTGTCTTATTCCGCGATGCAGTCATGGCTCCAATTGGTAAACCAATGGTAGATGTAGTCACAACTGCCAAAATCGATTTGAAAGCTGGCGAAACTCTTGATGGCATTGGTTATTATATGACCTACGGTCAATGTGAAAATTCACCCATCGTTCAAGCACAAAAACTCTTACCAATGGGTCTAGCTGAAGGCTGTCGCTTAAAACGAGATATTCCACGCGATCGAGTGCTGACTTATGACGATGTAGAGTTACCCGAAGGTAGACTTTGTGACCAATTACGTGCAGAACAAAATGCTTATTTTGCTTCTGAAAAAGTTCTCGCAGCAGTTGGGTAA
- a CDS encoding GumC family protein: protein MVQTSLNPSVNTITDTEPGYGQILAVFIRRFPWFVAVFVASIAMAAIITAKTKPTYKSSMQLLVEPNYQGKQEAGGIENQFTEPNVEIDTATQLNLMQSSGLIQKAVDKLRKEYPDITVGDIKGALALNQLKTKEDNIATKIFQVDYTDRDPIKTQKVLTAVREVYVEYNKQQQDSRLQKGLQVIREQLSKASEEVNAAESNLQRFRRNQNLIDPVAQAKALEDALNNVEQERRTTRAQYQEAIARQKSLEEQLNRSPQNALVASRLSQSTRYQGLLNEIQKTELALAQERLRFTDETPNVQKLQEQLSSQKALLEQEVGRTLGGRSSGVVGSRDSLLEQGQFGQIDLNLASELVETQTTIVALSARDQTLAQKETQLRFEIKRFPPLLAYYNRIQPQLQFSRERFEQLLRAEQQLRQELAKGGFNWEVVEEPHVGVQLGPNLQQNLLLGAVVGLMLGGIAAFLREASDDAVHTTAELEKQVALPLLGTTPKLPPARARDSIIKLPFGKPETPAPWTIQVLQSPPRWESLDLIYKNIELLNTVSSLKSLMITSALPDEAKSGMALGLAMSAARLHKRVLLIDANLRSPSLHEQLNLPNEQGLSTLLGSEISLPNQIGIQSLGSAYIDILTAGPKPTDPAHLLSSPRMMQLMRTFEENYDLVLIDAPPVLGLVDAMLTASSCRSVVLVASMGVVTRNQLAQATGMLSRLNLIGVVANGVSSSDSSFVQYPKEYRLALKQAVEK from the coding sequence GTGGTTCAAACTAGTCTTAATCCCAGTGTAAATACAATTACTGATACAGAGCCGGGTTATGGACAAATATTAGCAGTTTTTATTCGCAGGTTTCCTTGGTTTGTCGCAGTATTTGTGGCTTCAATTGCGATGGCAGCAATTATTACTGCTAAGACTAAACCTACTTACAAAAGCTCAATGCAACTGTTAGTAGAACCTAACTATCAAGGTAAACAAGAAGCAGGGGGAATCGAAAATCAGTTTACTGAACCAAATGTAGAGATAGATACAGCCACCCAACTAAATCTCATGCAAAGTTCAGGGCTGATTCAAAAGGCAGTTGATAAACTGCGTAAAGAATACCCAGATATTACTGTAGGTGATATTAAAGGCGCTTTAGCTTTAAATCAACTCAAAACTAAAGAAGATAATATCGCCACCAAAATTTTCCAAGTAGACTACACCGATAGAGACCCCATCAAAACCCAAAAAGTTCTAACGGCTGTTCGAGAAGTTTATGTTGAATACAACAAGCAACAACAAGATTCTCGCCTGCAAAAAGGTCTACAAGTTATCCGAGAACAGTTGAGTAAGGCTAGCGAAGAAGTTAACGCAGCTGAGTCTAACCTCCAAAGATTCCGCCGTAATCAAAATTTAATCGACCCAGTGGCTCAAGCCAAAGCATTGGAAGATGCGCTGAATAATGTTGAGCAAGAACGTCGTACAACTCGCGCTCAATATCAAGAGGCTATAGCACGACAGAAATCTTTAGAAGAACAACTCAACCGTTCTCCCCAAAATGCCCTCGTTGCTTCGCGGTTGAGCCAATCTACACGCTACCAAGGCTTACTCAACGAAATCCAAAAAACAGAATTAGCTTTAGCTCAAGAACGTTTGCGCTTCACTGATGAAACTCCCAATGTGCAGAAGCTACAAGAACAATTAAGTAGCCAAAAAGCATTATTAGAACAAGAAGTAGGCAGAACTTTAGGCGGAAGGTCATCTGGTGTAGTTGGTTCTAGAGACTCGCTGTTAGAACAAGGACAGTTTGGCCAAATTGATTTGAACTTGGCGAGTGAGTTAGTAGAAACTCAGACAACAATAGTTGCATTGAGCGCCCGTGACCAAACTTTGGCACAAAAAGAAACTCAATTACGTTTTGAAATCAAACGCTTTCCGCCTTTGTTGGCTTATTACAATCGCATCCAACCACAGTTGCAATTTAGCCGCGAAAGATTCGAGCAGTTGTTAAGAGCCGAACAACAATTGCGCCAAGAATTAGCCAAAGGTGGATTTAATTGGGAAGTTGTAGAAGAACCTCATGTTGGTGTGCAGTTAGGCCCCAACTTGCAACAAAACCTCTTGTTAGGTGCTGTGGTGGGGTTAATGTTGGGCGGAATTGCAGCTTTCTTACGAGAAGCATCGGATGATGCGGTACACACAACGGCTGAGTTAGAAAAGCAAGTTGCTTTACCTTTGTTGGGAACAACACCAAAATTACCCCCCGCCAGAGCCAGAGATTCAATTATCAAGTTGCCCTTTGGGAAGCCAGAAACCCCTGCACCTTGGACAATTCAGGTGCTACAGTCGCCACCACGTTGGGAATCTCTGGACTTAATTTACAAAAACATTGAACTGCTCAATACTGTATCTAGTTTGAAGTCTTTGATGATTACTTCCGCTTTACCTGATGAAGCTAAATCAGGTATGGCTTTGGGTTTAGCGATGAGTGCGGCTCGCTTACACAAACGAGTCTTGCTGATTGATGCTAACTTACGCAGTCCCAGTCTGCACGAACAGCTAAATCTGCCTAATGAACAAGGACTTTCCACTTTACTTGGTAGTGAGATTAGTTTACCGAATCAGATTGGTATTCAATCTTTAGGTTCAGCCTATATTGATATTTTGACGGCTGGGCCAAAACCAACTGATCCGGCGCATTTGTTGAGTTCTCCGCGAATGATGCAACTGATGAGAACCTTTGAAGAGAATTATGATTTGGTATTGATAGATGCGCCGCCTGTATTGGGTTTAGTAGATGCAATGTTAACAGCGTCGTCCTGTCGGAGTGTGGTGTTAGTGGCTAGTATGGGTGTGGTGACTCGTAACCAGCTTGCTCAAGCTACAGGAATGTTGAGCAGGTTAAATCTGATTGGGGTGGTGGCTAATGGCGTTTCTAGCTCAGATAGCAGTTTTGTCCAGTATCCCAAGGAATACCGTTTGGCTTTGAAACAAGCGGTAGAAAAATAG